In Marinobacter sp. M3C, the genomic stretch CCGCGGGAATACTGTGTGCCAATCAGCCAGCCCACCAAAGTGTACTGGCACAGCACCGCCGGCGCGCTCCAGATGCGTATGGCGGCGTATTCGGAGGCAAGTTCCAGCACGCCGGCGCTGGGGTTCATCAGCGCCAGGCCTGTGTGTATCAGTGGCTGTTGAAAAGTAATTAGCACCAGACCGATGGTCACCGCCAGCAACAGCGAGCGCACCAGCAGTGCCACCTGCCCGTGTTCGTCACGTTTGCCCCAGGCCTGAGCTGCCAAACCGGTGGTGCCCATTCGCATAAAGCCGAAGGTCCAGTACAGAATGCTGAACAGGTTGGCGCCTACAGCCACGGCGCCAAGATATTGCGGATCTGGCAGGTGCCCCAGCACGGCGGTGTCTACCAGACCAAGCATCGGCACGGTAAGATTGGTGAGCATCAACGGCCACGCCAACGCCCATAATCGGCGATCCAGGCGGGTTAAACGGTACAAGGGCGTCATAAACGGCTATCCAAAATAGTCACGGCGGTAAAGCGCTGGAATCATAACATTGTTGAATTTCAGCTGTTTGTTAGCCTTTTTGTCATCTATTATGCCTATAATAGAGTTCGAGATATTTGAAAGCAGTCTTTTACCCGACAATAATAATCTATGTGGAGACGCAATATGCGTGCGCACGCAAATCGGGCTTTGGCCCTATGCGGCTTGGCTCTGTTCCCGGTGATGTCCATGGCGGACTGGACCATGAACATGAGCCCCGGTGTTACCCAGACTAGCAACGACATTTACGGTTTACACATGACCATTCTGTGGATTTGTGTTGTTATCGGTGTTGTAGTGTTCGGCGTCATGTTCTGGTCGATCTTCGCCCATCGTAAGTCTCGCGGTCACAAACCCGCGAACTTCCACGAGAACACCACGGTGGAAGTGCTTTGGACCATCATTCCTTTGGTTATCCTTGTGGCTATGGCGATTCCGGCCACCGTTACGCTGATTGATATGTATGACACCACCGAAGCCGATGTGGACATCAAGATCACCGGTTATCAGTGGAAGTGGAAATACGATTACCTGGACGACGAGTTCGGTTATTTCTCCAGTTTGAGCACCCCCCGCGACCAGATTAATAACCGCCAGGCCAAAGGTGAAAATTACCTGCTGGAAGTCGATAAACCGCTGGTGGTGCCGGTCGGCCAGAAAGTGCGGTTATTGATGACCGCAAACGATGTAATTCACTCTTGGTGGGTGCCAGAGTTCGGGCTGAAAAAAGACGCGATTCCCGGTTTTATCAACGAAGCCTGGATTCGGGTGGACACGCCGGGCACCTATCGTGGTCAGTGCACCGAGTTGTGCGGTAAAGACCACGGCTTTATGCCCATTGTTGTAGAAGCGGTGCCGCAGGCCGAATACCAGATCTGGGTTGGTGAGCAGCGCGCTGCGGCCGAGAAAGAAAAAGAGCTGACTCAGAAAGAATGGACCATGGCTGATCTGATGGAGCGCGGTGAGCAAAGCTATCAAAGTGCTTGTGCAGCCTGCCATCAGGCCGATGGCAGCGGCTTGCCGCCGTCATTTCCGGCTTTGCGTGGCAGTGCTATCGCCGTCGGTGACATAGCTGGCCATATCGATATTGTAGTCAACGGCAAGCGCGGTACCGCCATGCAAGCCTTTGGCGAGCAGCTCAACGAGGTCGATATTGCGGCGATTATCACCTATGAGCGTAACGCCTGGGGTAACAACGTGGGCGACATGGTGACGCCCAAAGAAATTTTTGATTACAAAAGCCAGCAACAACAGTGACCTGTTGGCAGCGCCAAGCTGCCAACCCAGGCCCCTACAAGAATAAAACGGCGGTTACGGGAGATATTATGAGTACGGTTGCAGACGCTCACACCCCAGAGCACACCTCAGAGCACACGCACGAACATCACGGTCCGGCTAAAGGTTGGACTCGTTGGCTGTTCACGACCAACCACAAAGATATCGGGACCATGTACCTGATATTCAGTTTTGGTATGTTCCTGTTGGGCGGCACCATGGCCATGGTCATCCGCGCCGAACTGTTCCAGCCCGGGCTACAAATCGTACAGCCGGAATTTTTCAACCAGATGACCACCATGCACGGCCTTATTATGGTGTTTGGTGCGGTGATGCCGGCCTTTGTGGGTCTGGCTAACTGGATGATACCGCTGATGATTGGCGCACCGGACATGGCCTTGCCGCGGATGAACAACTGGAGCTTTTGGCTGTTGCCCTGCGCCTTCCTGATTCTGGTCTCTACTTTGTTTATGGACGGCGGCGGCCCCAACTTCGGCTGGACCTTCTACGCGCCGCTGTCGACCACTTATGGCCCACCCAGCACGACCTTCTTTATATTTGCGCTGCACATTGCCGGTGCTTCGTCGATCATGGGTGCCATCAACGTGATTGCCACCATACTGAACATGCGTGCGCCGGGCA encodes the following:
- the coxB gene encoding cytochrome c oxidase subunit II: MRAHANRALALCGLALFPVMSMADWTMNMSPGVTQTSNDIYGLHMTILWICVVIGVVVFGVMFWSIFAHRKSRGHKPANFHENTTVEVLWTIIPLVILVAMAIPATVTLIDMYDTTEADVDIKITGYQWKWKYDYLDDEFGYFSSLSTPRDQINNRQAKGENYLLEVDKPLVVPVGQKVRLLMTANDVIHSWWVPEFGLKKDAIPGFINEAWIRVDTPGTYRGQCTELCGKDHGFMPIVVEAVPQAEYQIWVGEQRAAAEKEKELTQKEWTMADLMERGEQSYQSACAACHQADGSGLPPSFPALRGSAIAVGDIAGHIDIVVNGKRGTAMQAFGEQLNEVDIAAIITYERNAWGNNVGDMVTPKEIFDYKSQQQQ